The Gemmatimonas aurantiaca T-27 DNA segment CAGGTACTGCAGCAGTTCGGCCACCACGATGGAGGGGGCGATCTCGGCGTTGTTCGTCTCTGATCGCCCGACGTACGACAGGTGCAACCGATCCTCGGCGCACAGCAGGGTGTCGAGCACGAGCTGTCGATCATCCGTACGCGGATCACGATCTCCAACCCGCCGAGCGCTCCCGATGAGATCGAACGCCGGCCGTCGCTCGCGGCGCGGATAGCTGCGATCGTCGAGGCCGAGCATCGCGATGACCCGATGCGGAATCGCGCGCATCGGTTTCATGGCGCAGATCGTGAGCCCCCCGGTGAGGAAACCCGTGGCATGATCATCGCTGTCGAGCGCCGCCAGAATCCAATCGCGGACCACCTCGAAGGCGACCTCGGGATCTTCCACATCGTGCGCCTCGCGCAGCCGGCGCTGGCGCGGTGCGCCGGACGGTTCCCGCAGCGCTTGCATGGCCTCGGCGATCTGCGCCATGGTCGCCTGTTCCGCACTGCCTTCCGGCACGACCGCCCAGGCGAACACCTCCGCCAGAACGGTCGACCAGGTCGATAGGGGCCGCGCCTCCCGCAGTCGCATCAGATGCCGCTCGAGGTCGTCCACCCAACGTACGAACACCCCGAGCAGCTCGGCATCACCGACGAGATCCCCCGCCACTGGTACATGCCCCTCGACCAGCACGTCCACGGGCCCCATGGCATAGCCGGCCATGAGACGATCGAGTCCGAGGCGCCAACTGTTCTCGACGAACGACGGTACGCCGAATCGTGACACCCGATCGTCAGCGTCCCATCCCCATCGAATGCCGGCTTGCTGCACCCAGCCAGTGAGCTGCTCGACCTGTGCCGGCGTAACTCCCACGCGCCGCCGCACGGAAGGCACGGACAACAGGTGGAGTACGTCACTCACACCCAGTCGCGACGACACGAGCTGCAACAACAGCTCCAGCGCCTGCAGGGGTGCCGACTCCCGGGCGAGCGCCCGATCGGCCACGCGAAACGGAATACGGGGGCGGGACTCGCTCATCGCTCCACCGAACACCACTTCCGCCAGTGGAGCATACAGCTCGACATCCGGCACCATCACGAGCACGTCATGCGGCCGCAGGGCAGGATTCACGGCGAACGCATCGAGGAGCTGGTCGCGCAACACCTCCATCTCGCGTAGCGGTGAGTGGCAGATGTGCACACTCACGGAGCGGTCGGTGGGCGACACCAGGCAGGCCGTCGGCGTGAGCTCCGAGCCACGCAGGGCACGCTGCAGATGATGCAACACGGAGTCCTCGGCGGGCATCGCGGCCTGCACATGCCGCGAACCGCCAGGCTCGTTCGCACCAAGCAACGTCAGGAGCTCCTGCGACGCGTGCCCGAACTGCGCCGTCAGGGGGTTCGGCGACCTGCCAACAAGCTGCGGATCTGCAGGTACCAGCACGAAGAAGCGCACTGCTGCGAAACGCGACACCGCCTTCAGCAGGCGCACGAACAGCGGTGGCAGCGTGGAGATGCCAAAGACCGACAAGCGATCAGGCAGACCGACCGGTCTGATCGCCGCCTGTTCAAGGCGCTCGATGGTGTGCAGGAACCACCGGGCAAAGTGCATCGGCCGCTCTCCCTGTAGCACCTGTTGCCATAGGGCGCACTGCCAGGCCGCATGCGGATTTTCGGCCGCGGTGTCGAAAGGCCCTTCGACAGATGCATGTCCGCCTGCCTCCCAGGCGAGCAGCATGTCCGGACGATACAGACGGTACTCATCGAACCGCGCACTGACGCGGCGTGCCAGTCCGTAACGCTTGGCAGGATCAGCCTGTTCGAGGAATGCACGCAGCGGCGCGTACACCGCGTCAGCGAGCATGTCCTCGTCGCTCAGCAACGCGAAGAGCCGCCAGGTGAGCGCTTCCTCCTCGAATCGTTTGTCGAGCGTCGGGGCGTCGGTCTCGTTGCCGGGTCCGCCGATACCCGCCAGCGACTCGGCCAGTTTTCGGCAGAAAGCGGCCGGGAATGGCAACTGCAGCGATGCCGCGCAACCACGACGACGGGCGAGCTGTTGCCGCACCCAGCGTTCCATACCTAGGCTTTGCACCACCACGATATCGTCGTCGAAGGGCGACAGCGGCCAGGTTGTCAGCGTGCGATCCAGCTCCGCCAACAGGGCATGCGGCGAATCGCCCGTGACGACCTGCAGTCCGGGTGTCTCCACGACTACGACAACCTGCGCACGACGCTCATGCCGGTTCCTGGTTGTTCACTCAGGCAAGCGCGCGATCGGCAGCGATGACCGCATTGAGCAGCACATTCGCACCGTGCGCCACGTCTTCCGGCTTCGTGAACTCACGTGGCGAATGACTGATCCCGCCAACACTGGGCACGAAGATCATGCCCATCGGGGCGATGTGCGCCACTTCCTGCGCATCGTGCCCGGCCCCGCTGGGCATGCGCTGATGGGTGAGCTGCAGCGCTGCAGCACTCGCCTGCACCACATCCATCACACGTGGGTCGGCCAAGGCCGGCTGGCTGTTGGCGTTGATCGCAAAGCTGAATTCCGTACGTGTCGCGTCGCCAATCTCCTTGGCAATCTGACGAAAGCGCGCCGCGAAACGTTCCAGCTTTGCCCCGTCGATGTCGCGCAGGTCGATGGTCATCACCACCTGACCGGGAATCACGTTGGTGGTGTTGGGTGTGACATTCATGCGCCCCACCGTCGCCACTTGCCGCCCGGGTTCGCTGCGAACGGCTTCGTTCACCGCCACCGTGAAACGCGCCGCGGCCAGCATGGCATCCTGCCGCTGATCCATGGGCGTGGTGCCGGCATGATTGGAGAACCCCTTGATGGTCACCTCGAACCAGCGCAGCCCCACGATGCCTTCCACCACGCCGATCTGTCGGCTGCCCCGTTCCAGCAAACCACCCTGCTCGATGTGCAATTCGATGTAACAGGCGACATCACCCTTCCGCTTCACACTTTCGCCAATGCGGTCAGGATCACCGCCAATGAGCGTGATGCCTTCGCGCAGTGTCTTGCCTGAGCGTGCCACCTTCGACAGGTCCTCGGGCTTGAGCAAGCCGATGAACCCCTGACTGCCGACGGTGCCCCCTTCTTCGTTCTGCCACACCACCACATCGATGGGATGCCGCAGCCGCACCCGCTGCTCGGCCAGCGACCGGGCCACCTCAATGGCACTGAACGATCCCACGGGCCCGTCGTAGTTGCCACCATCGGTCACCGAGTCGATGTGCGACCCGATCATGATGGGCGACAGTTTCGCATCGGTGCCCGGCACACGCGCGATGATGTTGCCGAGAGTGTCGAGCCGCGGTGTGAGACCACTCTGCCGAAAGAGATCGAGCGTGAACTTCCGCCCCGCCAGATCCGCGTCGCTGTACGCCACACGATTGATGCCACCTGCCGTGCGTCCGATGCGATCGAACTGGGCGAGCATGCCGTTCAGGCGTTCCCCGTTGACCCGGAGTGGCGTTGGCTGCCCACGATAGCCACGCACGATGGTACCACCCAGGGCCGGAACCGCGGCCAGTGCGGCAGCCTGCTGCAGGAAAGTGCGACGAAGCATTGACGGACGATGCGATAGGGAAGAATGAACGAACGACGAACGCCGTGTCGGCGATCAGACCTGCGTCAGGATCAGCGGCTCACCATTGCGGATCATGATCGTGTGCTCTTCGTGCACGGCGACGGTGCCGTTGTGCGTGCGGTATGTCCACCCGTCATCGTCTTCCACCACACGGGCCACACGACCGGCGATCATGGGCTCCACCGCAATCACCAAACCTTCGTGCAACACCATGGAGGCCGAGGGATCGTCCCAGTTCGGCACCGACGGTTCTTCGTGCAATTGGCGTCCAATGCCATGTCCGCTCAATTCCTTGAACACCCGTGCGCCGTAGCTGCGCACCGTGCGATCGATGGCGGCGCCCACATCGCGCACCCGCTTGCCTGGGCGGGCCGCCGCGAGGCCGGCTTCGAGGGCGAGATGCGCGGTTCGTACGAGCTGCTCCGCACCACGAGGGCCCGTGCCCACGATCACCGTGCGCGCACTGTCGGCCATGAATCCATCGAGCTCCAGCGTCACGTCGAGTGTCACCACATCCCCGTCGCGCAACACGCGCGGCCCGGGAATGCCATGCACGATTTCGTCGTTCACACTGATGCAGGTGAACCCGGGGAAGTCATAGGTGAGCTGCGGCGCCGACCGGCCGCCGGCGGCGCGGGCACACGCCGCGGCCACCTCGTCGAGTTCCCCCGTGGTGACTCCCGGGCGCACGGCCTGAGTCATGGTGTTCAGGGTACGGGCCACCAGTGCCCCCACCCGCTGCATGGCATCCAGCTCCGAAGCGTGTTCGATGGTCATGCAGCAACGCTAGCACGTGACGTCGCCGTTGGCGCGGGGTCGGGGACCAACGGTACGCACTGGACCGTACAACGATGGCCTTCCGACGTGGAATGGCGCACTTTCCAGCAGGCACCTTCCGCTGGAACTCTGTCGACGCCCGATGACCGCGCCCGCAACTGATCACCTGAACGACACCGACGCCGCCGACATCTCGGCGCCCGCCCCGCCCGCTGATTCCGACCTGGGCTTCGGCCGGGTCGTGGCTCAACAGACCCGCGGACGATTCCTCTCCAAAGACGGTCGGGCCACCGCCCGGAAGTTCGGACTCGGAGGACAACGCACCGAACATCTCTACCTGCGCGCGCTGAATGTGCCGTGGGGCACATTCCTGCTGTGGACGGTGGGCGCGGTCCTGCTGATGAACGGCATCTTTGCGCTGGGTTATGGCTCGCTGGGCAGTGGCGCAATCGCTGGCGCGGGCACCTTGGGCCTCGACGACCCGTTCATGCGGGCCTTCGTGTACAGCGTGGGCGCGTTCACGACCACGGGCACCGACGGCCTGCATGCCATGGGCAGCGCCGCTCATCTGCTCACCATCATGCAGTCGCTGATCGGTCCGCTCACCGGCATGATCATCGCCGGCCTTGTCATCGCGCGCCTCACCCGCCCCCGCGCGCGTCTGCGTTTCAGCGAGTCGGCCGTGATCGCGCCATACGAAGGCGGACGTGGACTGATGTTCCGCTTCGTGAACGAGTTGCCCAGCGAACTCACCGATGTGACGGTGAGCGTCAATCTCTTCTGGTACGAAGACATCGATGGCAAGCGCGAACGCAACTTCCACGTGCTCACTCTGGAGCGTGAACACGTGGCGTTTTTCCCGCTGCATTGGACGGTGGTGCATCCCATCACCGCCGATAGCCCGATGCGTGGCGTGACGCCGGAGCGCCTGTGCAGCGGAGACACGGAAATCCTCGTGCTCATCACCGCCCACGAAGAGACGTTCTCCACGCATGTCTCCGTGCGGGCGTCCTATCGATGGGATGAGGTCAGCTGGGATGCGAAGTTTGCCAACATCTTCACGACCGCCGGTGACGACGCACTGGCCATCGATGTGGATCGTCTGAGTCGTTTCGATCGACTGCCCGAAGGCACCACCCGCATCCCGGCGCCGGCCGAAGGCGCTCCCATCAGCGCCTGATCGGCCGTGTAGTGGCCCTACCGCGCGGCGGTGTGGGCCACTGCGCCATGGGACCCGGCATCCACGTGCTCGCCGCGCAGGGCGTCAAAGTCCAGCTCCCGTTCCAATTCGCGCAGCACCTCGTCCGAGATGGCCCCCTCATTGCGCAGCCGCACCAGCAAGCGGCGTTCGGCTTCCCGCATGCGCGCCCGCACCTCGTGGCGTGCATGCGCCCCATGGGGATCGCGATGATGTTCCTTGCGCTCGCGCAGTTCATGCCGGAGCCAGGCCACGTCTGCCTCACTGAGGGAGCCTTCCCGCGCGGCGTCTTCCAGCTCTTCGGCAGCACGGCGCATTGCTTCCAGCCTGGCGAACCGTTCTTCGTCATGCTGCCGGGTTTCCGGCGCGAACTTGAATGACCGAATGATCGGCGCCAGCGAGCAGCCCTGCACGACCAACGTGACGAGGATGACCACCATCGTCACGTACAGCAGTTGCTCGCGAAACGGGAACGCACTGCCATCGGCCAGCGTGAGCGGGAGAGCCAGCGCCGTGGCCAACGACACGATGCCACGCATGCTCGTCCAGGCCACCAGCACCAGCGACCGCACCGGTGGCGCGGGGTCACGTCGCGCGATCGAACGATCGAGCCAGCGCGGCAGATAGGTGGCGATCGGCACCCACAACAGACGCACCACGATCACCACGATCGAAATCACCAGCCCGGGCATGAGCAGCTCCGGCAATTCCGCCGCTTCACTGGTGCGGAGCAGTTTGGCGAATTGCATGCCGAGTAGCACGAAGATCATCGCATTCAGCACGAACACGAGCACATCCCACACCGCGTTCGACTGCAGACGCGACTTGGGGCCGACCGCGGTGGAGAGATGCTGGCGCGTGTAGAGACCACCGGCCACACAGGCGAGCACCGCCGACACGTGCAGCGTTTCAGCGAGCATCCAGGCCGCATAGGGTGCCGCGAGAATGAGCAGGGTTTCGGCCAGCTCATCACGTGTCCGCCGCGCGCCACGAATGATCAGCCATCCCACAGCCAGGCCGATCAACGTGCCAATGCCGGCGTCCACGAAAAACCGCACGATCGATTCGCCGAAGCTGAACACGCCGGCCACGGCGGCGACAACCGCGGACCGATACAACACGAGGGCCGACGCATCGTTGACGAGGCTCTCTCCCTCGAGAATCACGATCACGCGACGTGGCACCGGCAGGCGCGACACCACGGCCGCAGCCGCCACGGCATCGGGAGGCGAGACAATGGCGCCCAGCGCGATGGCCACCGCCCATGGCATCCCGGGGAACAGCGCGCGGGCCACCACCGCCACACCAACGGTGGTCACCACCACCAACCCGATCGCCAACAGCGCGATCGGTCGGCGATTGGCCTTGAACTCACGCAACGAGGTGAAGTACGCCGCGGCCCAGAGGATGGGCGGCAGGAACACGAAGAAGACGAGATCGGGTTCCAGTTCGGGCACCGTCACACTCGGGATGAACCCGAGCGCGAGGCCGGCCAGCACCTGTAGCACCGGCGCCGGCACCGGCAAGCGGCGTCCGAACGCGGTGAGCGCAGCCACCAGGGCCGCGAACGCGATGCCGATCAGGATGGGAGAATGCGAGTTCACGCGAGGGTGCTGAAGTGAAGAGGCGGTGATGCTCCCGAATCTGTCGACCCGGACGCCCCTTTGCACTCCAGTGGCGTGTCACGCCTCGGCAGGCCACCTGTTGAGCGTGGTGCGCCTCCCCATATTGCGAGAAGCAGGGTGTCCGCGCCCGAGGGTACCCATGGTGTCACCACAGCCCGATCCACAATGTCCGCGCTCTTTTCGCCGCTCACACTTCGTGGTGTCACCCTGCGCAATCGCGTGGGCGTCTCGCCGATGTGCCAGTACTCGTCCACCGACGGCATGGCCACCGATTGGCATCTGGTGCACCTCGGGGCTTTTGCCTCGGGTGGTGCGGGCCTCGTGATCACCGAGGCCACGGCCGTCTTGCCCGAAGGGCGCATCTCGCCCCAGGACCTTGGCATCTGGTCCGATGCACACGTGCCGATGCTGCGACGCATCACCGATTTCATTCACGAACAAGGCAGCGTGGCTGGCATCCAACTGGCCCATGCGGGCCGCAAGGCCAGCACCCGTCGCCCATGGTCCGGACATGGTGCAGCGCCAGTATCAGAGGGGGGCTGGGACAATGTGATGGCGCCGAGTGCGGTGGCGTTTGCCCCCGACTATCCGCAGCCGCACGCCCTCACGCTCGACGGCATCGCGCAGGTCGTTGAGGCCTTTGTCGCCGGCGCCCGCCGAGCCCTGGACGCCGGATTCCAGGTGGCGGAGGTGCATGCGGCACACGGCTACCTGATCCACCAGTTCCTGTCTCCGCTCGCCAACCAGCGCACCGATCAATACGGCGGCTCGTTCGAGAACCGTATCCGGCTTGCCTGCGAAGTGTCCGCCGCGGTCCGTGGCGTATGGCCCGACAACCTTCCGGTGATCGTGCGCATCTCGGCCACCGACTGGGCCGATGGCGGATGGGATATCGAGGAGTCCATCCAACTCGCCGACCGCCTGCGAGCCTTGGGAGTCGATCTCATCGACTGCTCAACCGGCGGCCTCGCGGCACATCAGCAGATCACGATCGGCCCTGGTTATCAGGTGCCGTTTGCGCGCCGCATTCGCCATGAGGGCAAGATCCCCACGGCAGCCGTTGGCCTGATCACCGAAGCACAGCAGGCCGAGGACATCATCACGAACGGCGACGCCGACATGGTGCTGCTGGCCCGAGAGGTCCTGCGCAATCCGCATTGGCCGCTGCTGGCCGCACATCAACTCGGCGACGCTGGATCGTGGCCGTCACAGTACCTGCGCGCGCGGCCACGGTAGCTTCGCGACGACTGAGATTGTGGGCAGGGCGAGCGTTGAGGGGCCGCCTTCGGCGGCGATACCAGCAGGATCAACCGCTGGATACCAGCAGGATAGAACAACTTGATGGGGATTGAGATGGACCCATCAACATCCCTATCTCCCGATGTTCATCCTGCGGGTATCCAGCGGTTGATCCTGCTGGTATCACGCCCGCAGGGCGCCTCCCCTGCTCGCCCCTACACCAAAACTCGCCGCGATCAGCCCGGCGCCCGCTTCCCGGTGATCGGCGTGGGATCCGCGTTGATCTGCAGTCCGGTGATCTCACGGGTCAGTGAGCCCTCGAGCTGATCGCCATTGGCGCGCACGGTCCAGGTGGTGATGGCTTCGCGCGTCATTTCCTCGCCGTTCATGTTCAGTCGCGCCTGCGAGATCTGACGAAAAACGGCACCGGCTGCCGTCATCCGTCCGCTGATCGTGAAAGGCTTGGGCGGCGCCGAGCCATCGGATCGCTTCGTGACATCCATGGTGCCGAGCAGCGAGTCGCCCGATGTCACGACGGTCAGTACGCCCGTGGAGTGGATGGGAGAAGGCACTCCGTTCTCCACGCGACGGCCGGCTTCCCATTCGACGGTCCATTTGCCGACCAGTGGAGTGGCAGACTGGGCGCCAAGGGGAGCGACGGCCAGGGCGGCGGCCGCCGCCGCGCCAACGAGTGTGACCAGAAAACGAGACATGGAGGGATTCGTCCGAAAATGAGTGACCCGACACAAACCACTGGTTGCGTCGGGTCAGTCACGAGTCGACATCGGAGGGTTTCCTGCGATCCGGGGTCCGCCTGCCCCCATACCAAACCCCTACACTTTCACGCCG contains these protein-coding regions:
- a CDS encoding NADH:flavin oxidoreductase/NADH oxidase codes for the protein MSALFSPLTLRGVTLRNRVGVSPMCQYSSTDGMATDWHLVHLGAFASGGAGLVITEATAVLPEGRISPQDLGIWSDAHVPMLRRITDFIHEQGSVAGIQLAHAGRKASTRRPWSGHGAAPVSEGGWDNVMAPSAVAFAPDYPQPHALTLDGIAQVVEAFVAGARRALDAGFQVAEVHAAHGYLIHQFLSPLANQRTDQYGGSFENRIRLACEVSAAVRGVWPDNLPVIVRISATDWADGGWDIEESIQLADRLRALGVDLIDCSTGGLAAHQQITIGPGYQVPFARRIRHEGKIPTAAVGLITEAQQAEDIITNGDADMVLLAREVLRNPHWPLLAAHQLGDAGSWPSQYLRARPR
- a CDS encoding putative inward rectifier potassium channel protein; its protein translation is MTAPATDHLNDTDAADISAPAPPADSDLGFGRVVAQQTRGRFLSKDGRATARKFGLGGQRTEHLYLRALNVPWGTFLLWTVGAVLLMNGIFALGYGSLGSGAIAGAGTLGLDDPFMRAFVYSVGAFTTTGTDGLHAMGSAAHLLTIMQSLIGPLTGMIIAGLVIARLTRPRARLRFSESAVIAPYEGGRGLMFRFVNELPSELTDVTVSVNLFWYEDIDGKRERNFHVLTLEREHVAFFPLHWTVVHPITADSPMRGVTPERLCSGDTEILVLITAHEETFSTHVSVRASYRWDEVSWDAKFANIFTTAGDDALAIDVDRLSRFDRLPEGTTRIPAPAEGAPISA
- the map gene encoding type I methionyl aminopeptidase; the protein is MTIEHASELDAMQRVGALVARTLNTMTQAVRPGVTTGELDEVAAACARAAGGRSAPQLTYDFPGFTCISVNDEIVHGIPGPRVLRDGDVVTLDVTLELDGFMADSARTVIVGTGPRGAEQLVRTAHLALEAGLAAARPGKRVRDVGAAIDRTVRSYGARVFKELSGHGIGRQLHEEPSVPNWDDPSASMVLHEGLVIAVEPMIAGRVARVVEDDDGWTYRTHNGTVAVHEEHTIMIRNGEPLILTQV
- a CDS encoding Zn-dependent hydrolase gives rise to the protein MLRRTFLQQAAALAAVPALGGTIVRGYRGQPTPLRVNGERLNGMLAQFDRIGRTAGGINRVAYSDADLAGRKFTLDLFRQSGLTPRLDTLGNIIARVPGTDAKLSPIMIGSHIDSVTDGGNYDGPVGSFSAIEVARSLAEQRVRLRHPIDVVVWQNEEGGTVGSQGFIGLLKPEDLSKVARSGKTLREGITLIGGDPDRIGESVKRKGDVACYIELHIEQGGLLERGSRQIGVVEGIVGLRWFEVTIKGFSNHAGTTPMDQRQDAMLAAARFTVAVNEAVRSEPGRQVATVGRMNVTPNTTNVIPGQVVMTIDLRDIDGAKLERFAARFRQIAKEIGDATRTEFSFAINANSQPALADPRVMDVVQASAAALQLTHQRMPSGAGHDAQEVAHIAPMGMIFVPSVGGISHSPREFTKPEDVAHGANVLLNAVIAADRALA
- a CDS encoding Na+/H+ antiporter; the protein is MNSHSPILIGIAFAALVAALTAFGRRLPVPAPVLQVLAGLALGFIPSVTVPELEPDLVFFVFLPPILWAAAYFTSLREFKANRRPIALLAIGLVVVTTVGVAVVARALFPGMPWAVAIALGAIVSPPDAVAAAAVVSRLPVPRRVIVILEGESLVNDASALVLYRSAVVAAVAGVFSFGESIVRFFVDAGIGTLIGLAVGWLIIRGARRTRDELAETLLILAAPYAAWMLAETLHVSAVLACVAGGLYTRQHLSTAVGPKSRLQSNAVWDVLVFVLNAMIFVLLGMQFAKLLRTSEAAELPELLMPGLVISIVVIVVRLLWVPIATYLPRWLDRSIARRDPAPPVRSLVLVAWTSMRGIVSLATALALPLTLADGSAFPFREQLLYVTMVVILVTLVVQGCSLAPIIRSFKFAPETRQHDEERFARLEAMRRAAEELEDAAREGSLSEADVAWLRHELRERKEHHRDPHGAHARHEVRARMREAERRLLVRLRNEGAISDEVLRELERELDFDALRGEHVDAGSHGAVAHTAAR
- a CDS encoding exodeoxyribonuclease V subunit gamma, producing METPGLQVVTGDSPHALLAELDRTLTTWPLSPFDDDIVVVQSLGMERWVRQQLARRRGCAASLQLPFPAAFCRKLAESLAGIGGPGNETDAPTLDKRFEEEALTWRLFALLSDEDMLADAVYAPLRAFLEQADPAKRYGLARRVSARFDEYRLYRPDMLLAWEAGGHASVEGPFDTAAENPHAAWQCALWQQVLQGERPMHFARWFLHTIERLEQAAIRPVGLPDRLSVFGISTLPPLFVRLLKAVSRFAAVRFFVLVPADPQLVGRSPNPLTAQFGHASQELLTLLGANEPGGSRHVQAAMPAEDSVLHHLQRALRGSELTPTACLVSPTDRSVSVHICHSPLREMEVLRDQLLDAFAVNPALRPHDVLVMVPDVELYAPLAEVVFGGAMSESRPRIPFRVADRALARESAPLQALELLLQLVSSRLGVSDVLHLLSVPSVRRRVGVTPAQVEQLTGWVQQAGIRWGWDADDRVSRFGVPSFVENSWRLGLDRLMAGYAMGPVDVLVEGHVPVAGDLVGDAELLGVFVRWVDDLERHLMRLREARPLSTWSTVLAEVFAWAVVPEGSAEQATMAQIAEAMQALREPSGAPRQRRLREAHDVEDPEVAFEVVRDWILAALDSDDHATGFLTGGLTICAMKPMRAIPHRVIAMLGLDDRSYPRRERRPAFDLIGSARRVGDRDPRTDDRQLVLDTLLCAEDRLHLSYVGRSETNNAEIAPSIVVAELLQYLQRMVHTVDKAPHPLLRVEHRLQPFSTAYFVPTATDTALFSFDDVLAASVRDVTERRKAPPFVARAVTPLHTEGVIALDDLMLAWSNPSQLHAERTLHLSLRDHRDALDDVEPTVVDALLRTRLQQRLLNEVLHGAGERGATARLSASGELPPGPLGAAWQQRLAQQVDPLLQRVGQPRFLEPLTVDLRGHGWQLVGRLDYQHAEEQWRVRAATLKPRDVVRGWIAHLARQAMGVGGTTRVMALDQELRFAPQADAMVLLEALVQGYQRMLAEPMPYFLAAAVAYRKAIATASSGRGAAKPPLEAARAKFAPGGDYGEGDLDDPYVALLWRERDPFAHHADAFVALVDAFWEPLEAAQTVHAASDVTGASVR